A stretch of the Sorangium aterium genome encodes the following:
- a CDS encoding serine hydrolase domain-containing protein, translating into MCTEHGSFNRRRLLQGLGRTAAVAAFAPAFLSTKVAEAYAQTTYEHLVPGRPEGVGLCSERLEDVFARIQRRVTDGLFPGAVALVARRGRIVGHRAFGSRVRGADEPMTLDTLFDLLSITKVLATATSAVILAQDGVLRLNDRVADFIPEFAANGKQAIKVRDMLRYTAGLPLDSQFLDDPDCERVWQRMAESPLEYVPGTQVLYSDLTYRLLGRVIEVASGMDLDAFAKARIWGPLGMSDTTFNPSGALISRTAATGYSEIRGRVVRGEVQDEQDHALGGIAGCDGVFSTARDIAVFCQMILNGGRYGGVRVLSRQVAAAMVSNQTPEVRASETDVSPLTNLLMTPKGYGWELATHRFSNGGSRLSSGSYGKAGGTGCFLWIDRRRELIGVILTNHGLPTPFDEIGWNRMLDAVGNAEFFDGIVNAVIDE; encoded by the coding sequence ATGTGCACCGAGCATGGATCTTTCAATCGCAGGCGCCTACTCCAGGGGCTGGGCCGTACGGCGGCGGTGGCCGCGTTCGCGCCGGCGTTCCTGTCGACCAAGGTGGCTGAGGCGTACGCGCAGACGACGTACGAGCACCTCGTCCCTGGGCGGCCCGAGGGCGTCGGCCTGTGCTCGGAGCGCCTCGAGGACGTCTTCGCGCGCATCCAGCGCCGGGTGACCGACGGCCTGTTCCCGGGCGCTGTCGCCCTGGTAGCGCGGCGCGGGAGGATCGTCGGGCACCGGGCGTTCGGCTCCCGGGTCCGCGGCGCGGACGAGCCGATGACGCTCGACACGCTGTTCGACCTGCTCTCCATCACCAAGGTCCTCGCGACGGCGACGTCGGCGGTGATCCTCGCGCAGGACGGCGTGCTTCGGCTGAACGATCGGGTGGCCGACTTCATCCCGGAGTTCGCGGCCAACGGCAAGCAGGCCATCAAGGTGCGCGACATGCTCCGGTACACGGCCGGCTTGCCGCTGGACAGCCAGTTCCTGGACGATCCGGACTGCGAGCGCGTCTGGCAGCGCATGGCGGAGTCGCCGCTCGAGTACGTGCCTGGCACGCAGGTGCTCTACAGCGATCTCACCTACCGCCTCCTCGGGCGGGTGATCGAGGTCGCTTCGGGCATGGATCTCGACGCCTTCGCGAAGGCGCGCATCTGGGGCCCGCTCGGCATGAGCGACACGACCTTCAACCCGTCGGGGGCGCTCATCTCGCGGACCGCGGCCACGGGCTACTCCGAGATCCGGGGGAGGGTGGTGCGCGGCGAGGTGCAGGACGAGCAGGATCACGCGCTCGGCGGGATCGCCGGCTGTGACGGTGTCTTCTCGACGGCGCGGGACATCGCGGTGTTCTGCCAGATGATCCTGAACGGCGGCAGGTACGGCGGCGTCCGCGTCCTGAGCCGCCAGGTCGCCGCCGCGATGGTGAGCAACCAGACGCCCGAGGTGAGGGCGTCGGAGACCGACGTGTCGCCGCTAACGAATCTCCTGATGACGCCCAAGGGGTATGGCTGGGAGCTCGCGACCCACCGCTTCTCCAACGGCGGGTCGCGCCTCTCGAGCGGCTCTTACGGCAAGGCGGGCGGCACCGGGTGCTTCCTGTGGATCGATCGCCGCCGCGAGCTGATCGGGGTCATCCTGACGAACCACGGCTTGCCCACGCCGTTCGATGAGATCGGCTGGAACCGGATGCTCGACGCGGTCGGGAACGCGGAGTTCTTCGACGGGATCGTCAACGCCGTCATCGACGAGTGA
- a CDS encoding zinc-binding dehydrogenase, protein MLGGSIGRIFQLLLIGPWISRSEQKRMHLLAAKANHDLAALGELFQAGKLSPVIDRCFPLDEVPDAFRYFGEGRARGKIVITV, encoded by the coding sequence ATGCTCGGGGGCTCCATCGGTCGAATCTTTCAGCTCTTGCTCATCGGGCCGTGGATATCGAGGAGCGAGCAAAAGAGGATGCACCTTTTGGCAGCGAAGGCGAACCACGACCTCGCTGCCCTGGGGGAGCTGTTCCAGGCGGGCAAGCTGAGCCCCGTCATCGATCGCTGTTTTCCGCTCGACGAGGTTCCCGACGCGTTCCGCTACTTCGGCGAGGGGAGAGCGCGCGGGAAGATCGTCATCACCGTGTGA
- a CDS encoding sigma 54-interacting transcriptional regulator: MDEAFPGGDVRGSCTTTLRLAIVAGSTVTFAPLPPHGRVVLGRDEGCDVRIDDRSVSRRHAALHVGPPLRIEDLGSANGTFVGEPQARALTARTHRLRRLSRESAEVGVGERFNLGATTVVVGRAPAGAAEEPDRGKPPADIVLLAPVMVALYEQAARAARSPISVLILGETGVGKEVLARTLHARSPRSSGPYVELNCAALPPSLLEGELFGHEKSAFTGASHARPGLLEAAHGGTLFLDEIGELPLAFQAKLLRVLEDRKVLRIGGRTPRRLDLRFVAATNRDLEAEIARGAFRQDLYFRLNGISLVVPPLRERIAEIGLLAGRFLEEACRQLDQRGAPRISPEALAALEAYAWPGNVRELRNVIERAAVLCAGESVLPADLPPHLMNGATPPSSRAASRPSGTIPPPPPLPPSGAALPPGGAALPPSGAAPLPSGAALPPGGAAPPSSRATPLSSGDAPPSGRAALPPPPPSGAGLPPTDAPPPSGDALARLRLEMKAADRQRVVEALERSAGNQTRAAKLLGVSLRTLINRIDEYGIPRPRKRPP; encoded by the coding sequence GTGGACGAAGCCTTTCCCGGCGGCGATGTGCGGGGCTCCTGCACGACGACGCTCCGGCTCGCGATCGTGGCCGGCAGCACGGTCACCTTCGCCCCGCTGCCGCCCCACGGCCGCGTCGTCCTCGGCCGCGACGAGGGGTGCGACGTGCGGATCGACGATCGCTCGGTGTCGCGCCGGCACGCGGCGCTCCACGTCGGCCCGCCGCTCCGGATCGAGGACCTCGGGAGCGCCAACGGCACCTTCGTCGGCGAGCCGCAGGCCCGCGCGCTGACGGCGCGCACGCACCGCCTGCGGCGCCTCTCGCGGGAGAGCGCGGAGGTCGGCGTCGGCGAGCGCTTCAACCTCGGCGCGACCACCGTCGTCGTCGGCCGCGCGCCCGCGGGGGCGGCCGAGGAGCCCGACCGCGGGAAGCCGCCCGCGGACATCGTGCTGCTGGCCCCGGTGATGGTGGCGCTCTACGAGCAGGCCGCCCGCGCCGCGCGGAGCCCCATCAGCGTGCTCATCCTGGGCGAGACGGGGGTGGGCAAGGAGGTGCTCGCCCGGACCCTCCACGCGCGCTCGCCGCGGTCGAGCGGGCCCTATGTCGAGCTGAACTGCGCCGCGCTGCCGCCGTCGCTCCTCGAGGGCGAGCTCTTCGGCCACGAGAAGAGCGCCTTCACGGGCGCCAGCCACGCGCGCCCCGGCCTCCTCGAGGCGGCCCACGGCGGCACGCTGTTCCTCGACGAGATCGGCGAGCTGCCCCTCGCCTTCCAGGCGAAGCTGCTCCGCGTCCTCGAGGACCGGAAGGTGCTCCGCATCGGGGGCCGCACCCCTCGCCGGCTCGACCTCCGCTTCGTGGCGGCGACCAACCGCGATCTCGAGGCGGAGATCGCGCGCGGCGCCTTCCGCCAGGACCTCTACTTCCGACTGAACGGCATCTCCCTCGTCGTCCCGCCGCTCCGCGAGCGGATCGCCGAGATCGGCCTGCTCGCCGGCAGGTTCCTCGAGGAGGCGTGCCGGCAGCTCGACCAGCGCGGCGCCCCCCGCATCTCGCCGGAGGCGCTCGCCGCCCTCGAGGCGTACGCCTGGCCGGGGAACGTGCGCGAGCTCCGCAACGTGATCGAGCGCGCGGCGGTCCTCTGCGCGGGGGAGTCGGTCCTGCCGGCCGATCTGCCGCCGCACCTGATGAACGGCGCCACGCCCCCGTCGAGCCGCGCCGCGTCGCGGCCCAGCGGCACCATCCCCCCGCCGCCGCCCTTGCCGCCGAGCGGCGCCGCGCTGCCGCCCGGCGGCGCCGCGCTGCCGCCCAGCGGCGCCGCGCCCCTGCCCAGCGGCGCCGCGCTGCCGCCCGGCGGCGCCGCGCCCCCGTCCAGCCGCGCCACGCCCCTGTCGAGCGGCGACGCCCCTCCGTCGGGCCGCGCCGCGCTGCCGCCGCCTCCGCCGAGCGGCGCCGGGCTGCCGCCGACCGACGCGCCGCCGCCGAGCGGGGACGCCCTGGCGAGGCTCCGGCTCGAGATGAAGGCCGCCGACCGACAGCGCGTGGTCGAGGCCCTCGAGCGGTCCGCGGGCAACCAGACGCGCGCCGCCAAGCTCCTCGGCGTCTCGCTGCGCACGCTGATCAACCGGATCGACGAGTACGGCATCCCGCGGCCGCGGAAGCGGCCCCCCTGA